A genomic region of Anaerobaca lacustris contains the following coding sequences:
- a CDS encoding alkaline phosphatase family protein, with product MRPRIVRLLLCAGLLAVLSPVIAMAAAPQNIILIGWDGAEREGVDQALSRKELPNLQRLIDQGVLVKIHGEGVVNADGAWTQVLTGYLPKQAGSGQGQSEAARKGATVFERLKSHFGPDKFVAASVIGRRQAPAGLRPAILEIAEDGLLRDDKVGARAVELLARYRDKPFFLLVRFAQVDSAARTYGSNSRQYSEALISNDQWTGRIVDRLRTLGLADKTQVYVTAGHGPSGADQDLTPPAFLVTDNKAVHRDGRRQDIAPTILEAFGLDLGKIEPPLDGISLTKADTRPPIMVASRQPDVVYVPTPQVVVDKMLEMAQVKQSDIVYDLGCGDGRIVVTAAKRFGCRAFGYDIDPQRVAESLENVEANGVGHLVTIEQRDIFTLDLSGVDVVTLYLLPSLNVKLIPQLEKLKPGSRIVSHDFDMKGVEPDEVVEVRENGNYISHTVYLWTAPLKKTEQPDSDDDGGW from the coding sequence ATGCGACCCAGGATCGTTCGTTTGCTGCTGTGTGCGGGTCTTCTGGCGGTTCTGTCCCCGGTCATCGCGATGGCCGCCGCGCCGCAGAATATCATTCTCATCGGCTGGGATGGGGCCGAGCGGGAGGGCGTCGATCAGGCCTTGTCACGCAAGGAGTTGCCCAATCTGCAGAGGCTTATCGATCAGGGCGTCCTCGTCAAGATCCACGGCGAGGGCGTTGTCAACGCCGATGGGGCCTGGACGCAGGTTCTCACGGGCTACCTGCCCAAGCAGGCCGGTTCCGGTCAGGGGCAGTCCGAGGCCGCGCGGAAGGGCGCGACCGTTTTCGAGCGGCTGAAGAGCCACTTCGGCCCGGACAAGTTCGTCGCCGCTTCGGTGATCGGCAGGCGGCAGGCGCCCGCCGGGCTGCGGCCGGCGATCCTCGAAATCGCCGAGGATGGTCTGCTGCGCGACGACAAGGTCGGCGCCCGGGCCGTCGAGCTGCTGGCCAGGTACAGGGACAAGCCCTTCTTTCTTCTCGTGCGTTTTGCCCAGGTCGATAGTGCCGCCCGCACATACGGCTCGAACTCGAGGCAATACAGCGAGGCCCTGATCTCCAACGATCAGTGGACCGGGCGGATCGTGGACAGGCTCAGAACGCTCGGACTGGCCGACAAGACCCAGGTCTATGTCACCGCCGGCCACGGTCCCAGCGGAGCCGACCAGGACCTCACGCCGCCCGCCTTCCTGGTGACCGACAACAAGGCGGTCCATCGCGACGGCCGCCGTCAGGACATTGCGCCGACGATCCTGGAGGCATTCGGGTTGGATCTGGGCAAGATCGAGCCGCCGCTGGACGGTATCTCGTTGACGAAAGCGGACACGCGCCCGCCCATCATGGTCGCATCGCGCCAGCCTGACGTCGTCTACGTGCCGACGCCGCAGGTTGTTGTGGACAAGATGCTGGAGATGGCCCAGGTCAAGCAGAGCGACATTGTTTATGACCTCGGCTGTGGCGATGGGCGGATCGTCGTCACCGCCGCCAAACGCTTCGGCTGCAGGGCCTTCGGCTATGACATCGATCCCCAGCGCGTCGCCGAGTCGCTCGAGAACGTCGAGGCCAACGGCGTCGGCCACCTCGTCACCATCGAGCAGCGGGACATCTTCACGCTCGATCTGAGCGGCGTCGATGTCGTGACGCTGTACCTGCTGCCCAGCCTGAACGTCAAGCTGATCCCCCAGTTGGAGAAGCTCAAGCCGGGCTCGCGAATCGTCTCGCACGATTTCGACATGAAGGGCGTCGAACCCGATGAGGTCGTCGAAGTCCGAGAGAACGGCAACTACATCAGCCACACGGTCTACCTGTGGACCGCGCCGCTGAAGAAGACCGAGCAGCCCGATTCCGACGACGACGGGGGTTGGTAA